One Myxococcaceae bacterium JPH2 DNA segment encodes these proteins:
- a CDS encoding iron ABC transporter permease yields MFHPARLVGLLLGFALLALSAFAVAVRFGEQPISLLAALTDPRSTDAVIFSSLRLPRALLGAIVGAGLAASGTTLQGLLRNPLADPFVLGVSGGAALGATLALAFGLSTVGVMTPGVGEALVRLSAPSVFAFLGAGAAILFVLASSSGHAARAPYAALLTGVVFNAFASAAITLVKTLSDPNRLGAILFWLAGSLGYERGATLVFAALLQVGAIAVMWALAGRLNLLGLGDDDAATLGVPVVATRRWLLLASSASVAGAVALTGLIGFVGLIVPHLLRLAFGPDQRLLIPMSALGGAAFLMLADLLARLSFHLFGSEIPVGVVTALLGGPLFLVLLRRRVRLDAL; encoded by the coding sequence ATGTTCCATCCCGCGCGGCTCGTGGGCTTGCTGCTCGGCTTCGCGCTGCTGGCGCTGAGCGCGTTCGCGGTGGCGGTGCGCTTCGGAGAGCAGCCCATCTCCCTGCTCGCCGCGCTGACCGACCCTCGCTCCACGGACGCGGTCATCTTCTCCTCGCTGCGCCTGCCGCGCGCGCTGCTCGGCGCCATCGTGGGCGCGGGCCTCGCCGCCTCGGGCACCACGTTGCAAGGGTTGCTGCGCAATCCGCTGGCGGATCCGTTCGTGCTGGGCGTGTCCGGTGGGGCCGCGCTGGGTGCCACGCTGGCGCTCGCGTTCGGACTGTCCACCGTGGGCGTGATGACGCCGGGCGTGGGCGAGGCGCTGGTCCGGCTGTCCGCGCCGTCCGTCTTCGCGTTCCTGGGCGCGGGCGCCGCCATCCTCTTCGTGCTCGCCTCCAGCAGCGGCCACGCGGCCCGCGCGCCCTACGCGGCCCTGCTCACCGGGGTCGTCTTCAATGCCTTCGCGTCCGCCGCCATCACGCTGGTGAAGACGCTGTCGGACCCGAACCGACTGGGCGCCATCCTCTTCTGGCTGGCGGGTTCGCTGGGCTACGAGCGCGGCGCCACGCTGGTGTTCGCCGCCTTGCTCCAGGTGGGTGCCATCGCGGTGATGTGGGCACTGGCCGGACGACTCAACCTGCTAGGTCTGGGCGACGATGACGCGGCCACGCTGGGCGTGCCCGTGGTCGCCACGCGCCGCTGGCTGCTCCTGGCCTCCAGCGCGAGCGTCGCGGGGGCCGTGGCGCTCACGGGGCTCATTGGCTTCGTGGGACTCATCGTGCCGCACCTGTTGCGGCTCGCGTTCGGACCGGACCAGCGGCTGCTGATTCCGATGTCCGCGTTGGGTGGCGCCGCGTTCCTCATGCTCGCGGACCTGCTGGCGCGCTTGTCCTTCCACCTGTTCGGCTCGGAGATTCCGGTGGGCGTCGTCACCGCGCTCCTGGGTGGCCCGCTGTTCCTCGTCCTCTTGCGCAGGCGCGTGCGACTGGACGCGCTGTGA
- a CDS encoding cell surface protein yields the protein MSPHACPRAPWGALMLALLALSACGDEPSVPSPDGGTDPDAGTRPADPFVDSVVSFQPGETAGFGQDRFPDVVLGPPRGAGDSNGSLDVLSLGKGGSIVLRFTDVGVVDGPGVDFLVFENPFLVGNGATYAETGEVAVSEDGVKWTAFPCAFTDAAGGYPGCAGVRPVLSDPTNGVSPTDPAVAGGDGFDLATVGLKRARFVRITDTGTNKYGGTSGGFDLDAVAVVHGESLSGTSP from the coding sequence ATGAGTCCTCACGCCTGTCCTCGCGCGCCCTGGGGGGCGCTGATGCTCGCGCTGCTCGCGCTGTCCGCGTGCGGTGACGAGCCCTCCGTGCCCTCACCCGATGGCGGCACCGACCCCGACGCGGGCACGCGTCCGGCGGATCCGTTCGTCGATAGCGTGGTGTCCTTCCAGCCCGGGGAGACGGCCGGCTTCGGGCAGGACCGGTTCCCCGACGTGGTGCTCGGTCCTCCTCGCGGCGCGGGCGACAGCAACGGGTCGCTCGACGTGCTCTCGCTCGGCAAGGGCGGGTCCATCGTCCTGCGCTTCACGGACGTGGGCGTGGTGGACGGGCCTGGGGTGGACTTCCTCGTCTTCGAGAACCCCTTCCTCGTCGGCAACGGCGCCACGTACGCGGAGACGGGCGAGGTGGCGGTGAGCGAGGACGGCGTGAAGTGGACCGCGTTCCCCTGCGCCTTCACCGACGCGGCCGGGGGCTATCCGGGCTGCGCGGGGGTGCGGCCCGTGCTGTCCGACCCCACCAACGGCGTGAGCCCCACGGACCCGGCGGTCGCGGGCGGTGACGGCTTCGACCTCGCCACGGTGGGACTGAAGCGCGCGCGCTTCGTGCGCATCACGGACACGGGAACCAACAAGTACGGCGGCACGTCCGGGGGCTTCGACCTGGACGCCGTCGCGGTGGTGCATGGCGAGTCGCTGAGCGGGACCTCGCCGTGA
- a CDS encoding VCBS repeat-containing protein: MRAAIAGLLLALASTRAGAAGTPLSGAVNAQTLKLPDGPGSVRGLVDTPQVNVFSSQVSYELPFELPKGTGGLAPALGLSYSGDLGNGPVGIGWALSSAAIRRSLRQGVPSYGAADELELVGIGGGGQLVALPDGVSWRLEGQGQSVKVARDGAGFVVTDGAGVRYRLGLTAGARMEEGTRVASWYLEEVVHPTGASLQLTYMKDANQVYLSRIAWGPSAAYSADLVYVARADRAVSWRTGFKVETGRRLSEVRVNAFGEALRVYQLTYDTSFAISRLAKVKQLGRGRVDALPELTLQYAAKAATAQVTQVEASGGWVLNQAGVSVMDVDGDGMSDLLRLDQGVQSWRKGAGTSFGPERPLLGASGAVLNSVRLVDTDGDVRPELVMPSQDGWQLLRLEGDTFQPVGRWLGTEGLTLMDPGLFIADFNGDGRVDLLRTGAETLSIKWNGPNGLGAWQTKPAVDGFRLMPGPNARLHEVNGDGLADVVQLGSTSVTVYQGKGDGTFAAGVTYAYPWSDTVLDLGSLRLCDLNRDGIMDVVRLSGANLSWYAGLAQGGFSTTARDVARPAADGASVIVATADLNGNGSEDVVWSAPDGMWLLDMAGATSAGMLTGITNGLGKSVAVSYEGSAKLAVLASGAGQPWTRLLPMSIPVPVTLSVVPGAGSPTRNIEYTVRDGFWDAEERRFGGFLVGGVRTLGATAADTLYEETRFHPGLGGLRVLRGMPLEVRTQDGTGRLFRVQTSTYEARPVQGLPDIPWLRKAALVETRTLHHDGLTTPIETLTTYAYDARVRAIEQRDLGRLDVTGDERTMQRVYASDDTAWIQDVVCEETLREGDGTLVSQRRMFYGDATQVFTWTDPAACQAGRLMRETRAWLADAVSPRWVLESATEYDAWDNPTRMYSKGSWRTLTYDANHLYPVSESTSPAVGRTLTWAMEWDNVLGQPRRLTSPDGIVTEVTYDTLGRPTTMARAGAQPHLRYVYDWSAPQPKTFTYDFDGAPSALAGSWTGAWVDGGPWRQSVAVSNGAGERLYSAQRLTQGRWAVSDWLERDARGRVVYAAEPVYVDGALPVSRPVGAVGQGIAYDALGRMVTQTLPTGDVRTLTYQAFETTQSETDLTPVTTRMDGLGRILRTQRQVGSTLESVDASYDAAGRIRSLALQGGLATHSFSYDTLGRMVSAQDPDVGPRTLRYNDFGWLTHHTNAAGQTRQFFYDLLGRLTRAQGEDGSGFDFHYDVAKDGTSTGYVPGRLAWVTEPRGEVHYRYDVYGNNEHQSRSVDGVWADESTVFSPSGLVLSSVVDGVPVDTTYDAIGRPTRVGTFWQATQLDAAGRVLDETYGNGVRQLYTRDALGLAQRIQTLRSTGVALYDVTLTRTAYGAPRTVEDADGVGLNHSATFTYDSAARLTDMVLGAVKQPDGTLAQGPASYRFSYQYDGLQNMVQRQAQGPQSLGILAGTHHYGERGFGPRQLTRVATASGDVLMDYDAAGRLVSQGGRLMQYNGLDQLTRVTLPGATPTFVDHAYGHDGQRVFTQGPDGLPEYSFSPQLSQRAMDHRERYVRLGDRVLARLNQSVPVSGGALALRPGMGSASGVSQDVAVGRLFSGLVVAALGLVYLAALRWRTTARPGWVRAMAGSVAVALLGSACGPGLQAAGLSAQRQAVLDSTATLYFHGGIAAGPALITRADGSVFEERRYEPFGASVDAYRELVGGGAAVGAIDHHAEPLNTLNKRTDWNTGWSDHGARWMAPETGRWLTPDSLAKAPDPKFLDAPWSLHPYQYVRQNPVLFWDPDGRQELPFVPSWQPPPPPPGGGLPITEPVPFRLPMQMPSWQPPVPVTPPVPAPPLLEAPPSTWRVVGGAILNAVRAGGAAVGGVLVVLWPSNSIATNEQELGPRFYAQGGNQPAQNTTTHYQGPNAAPERWTPNSVWETTYPNGNRRVTYYDEAGNTFTREDYGQEAPHKVEINGVKYNLNKVPHEHRLNTVQGPKGEYKKHQVRILDDNGNPKTGWVNSGPG; encoded by the coding sequence CTTGAAATTGCCAGATGGACCGGGCTCGGTCCGAGGGTTGGTGGACACGCCGCAGGTGAATGTCTTCAGCTCGCAGGTGTCCTACGAGCTGCCCTTCGAGTTGCCGAAGGGGACGGGAGGACTCGCGCCCGCCCTGGGGCTGTCGTACTCGGGCGACCTGGGCAACGGCCCGGTGGGCATCGGCTGGGCGCTGTCTTCGGCGGCCATCCGTCGGAGCCTGCGCCAGGGCGTGCCCTCCTACGGCGCGGCGGATGAGCTGGAGTTGGTTGGCATTGGCGGGGGCGGACAGCTCGTGGCCCTGCCAGACGGCGTGTCCTGGCGGCTGGAGGGTCAAGGCCAGTCCGTGAAGGTGGCGCGCGATGGCGCCGGCTTCGTCGTCACCGACGGGGCGGGCGTGCGCTACCGGCTGGGACTCACGGCCGGGGCGCGGATGGAGGAGGGCACGCGCGTGGCCTCCTGGTACCTCGAGGAGGTCGTCCATCCGACGGGCGCGTCCTTGCAGTTGACGTACATGAAGGACGCCAACCAGGTGTACCTGTCGCGCATCGCGTGGGGGCCCTCGGCCGCCTACAGCGCGGACCTGGTGTACGTGGCGCGCGCGGACCGCGCGGTGTCCTGGCGCACGGGCTTCAAGGTGGAGACCGGGCGCCGGCTGTCCGAGGTGCGCGTCAACGCGTTCGGCGAGGCGCTGCGCGTCTATCAGCTCACCTATGACACCAGCTTCGCCATCTCGCGTCTGGCGAAGGTGAAGCAGCTGGGCCGTGGCCGCGTGGACGCGCTGCCCGAGCTGACGTTGCAGTACGCCGCCAAGGCCGCCACCGCGCAGGTGACGCAGGTGGAGGCGTCGGGCGGGTGGGTGCTCAATCAGGCCGGCGTCAGCGTCATGGATGTGGATGGCGACGGCATGAGCGACCTGTTGCGCCTGGACCAGGGAGTGCAGTCCTGGCGCAAGGGCGCGGGCACGTCGTTCGGGCCGGAGCGTCCGTTGCTCGGCGCGAGCGGCGCGGTGCTCAACAGCGTGCGACTGGTGGACACCGACGGCGACGTGCGGCCGGAGCTGGTGATGCCGTCGCAGGATGGCTGGCAGCTCCTGCGACTGGAGGGAGACACCTTCCAGCCCGTGGGGCGCTGGCTGGGCACCGAGGGTCTGACCTTGATGGACCCGGGGCTGTTCATCGCGGACTTCAACGGTGACGGCCGGGTGGACCTGCTGCGCACCGGCGCGGAGACGCTGAGCATCAAGTGGAACGGTCCCAACGGGCTGGGCGCCTGGCAGACGAAGCCCGCGGTGGATGGCTTCCGGCTCATGCCGGGCCCCAACGCGCGGCTCCACGAGGTGAACGGCGACGGGCTGGCGGACGTGGTGCAACTGGGCAGCACGTCCGTGACGGTCTACCAAGGCAAGGGGGACGGCACGTTCGCCGCGGGCGTGACGTATGCCTATCCCTGGTCGGACACGGTGCTGGACCTGGGCAGCCTGCGGCTGTGTGACCTGAACCGCGACGGCATCATGGATGTGGTGCGCCTGTCTGGGGCGAACCTCTCCTGGTACGCGGGGCTGGCGCAGGGCGGCTTCAGCACCACCGCGCGAGACGTGGCCCGGCCCGCGGCGGACGGCGCGTCCGTCATCGTCGCGACGGCGGACCTCAACGGCAACGGCAGCGAGGACGTGGTCTGGAGCGCGCCGGACGGCATGTGGCTGCTGGACATGGCGGGCGCCACGTCGGCGGGCATGCTGACGGGAATCACCAACGGGCTCGGCAAGTCGGTGGCGGTGTCTTACGAGGGCAGCGCGAAGCTCGCCGTGCTGGCGAGCGGCGCGGGCCAGCCGTGGACGCGCCTGTTGCCCATGTCCATCCCGGTGCCGGTGACCCTGAGCGTGGTCCCCGGCGCGGGCAGCCCCACGCGCAACATCGAGTACACGGTGCGCGATGGCTTCTGGGACGCGGAGGAGCGCCGCTTTGGTGGCTTCCTCGTGGGCGGCGTGCGGACGCTGGGCGCCACCGCCGCGGACACGCTGTACGAAGAGACGCGCTTCCATCCAGGTTTGGGTGGCTTGCGCGTGCTGCGCGGCATGCCGTTGGAGGTGCGGACGCAGGACGGCACAGGGCGGCTGTTCCGCGTGCAGACGTCCACCTACGAGGCGCGACCGGTGCAGGGCCTGCCGGACATCCCGTGGCTGCGCAAGGCCGCGCTCGTGGAGACGCGGACGCTGCACCATGACGGGCTCACGACGCCCATCGAGACGCTGACCACGTATGCCTATGACGCGCGCGTCCGGGCCATCGAGCAGCGAGACCTGGGCCGGCTGGATGTCACGGGCGACGAGCGCACGATGCAGCGCGTGTACGCCAGCGACGACACCGCCTGGATTCAGGACGTGGTGTGCGAGGAGACGCTGCGCGAGGGAGACGGCACGCTCGTCTCGCAGCGCCGCATGTTCTACGGCGACGCCACGCAGGTGTTCACCTGGACGGACCCCGCCGCGTGTCAGGCCGGGCGGCTGATGCGCGAGACGCGCGCCTGGCTGGCGGACGCGGTGAGCCCGCGCTGGGTGCTGGAGTCCGCCACCGAGTACGACGCGTGGGACAACCCCACGCGGATGTACTCGAAGGGGAGCTGGCGCACGCTGACGTATGACGCCAACCACCTGTATCCCGTGTCGGAGAGCACCTCGCCCGCGGTGGGGCGCACCCTCACGTGGGCCATGGAGTGGGACAACGTGCTCGGCCAGCCGCGCCGGCTGACGTCGCCGGACGGCATCGTGACGGAGGTGACGTACGACACGCTCGGACGCCCGACGACCATGGCTCGGGCGGGCGCTCAGCCCCACCTTCGCTATGTCTATGATTGGAGCGCGCCGCAGCCGAAGACCTTCACGTATGACTTCGACGGGGCGCCGAGCGCGCTGGCGGGGAGCTGGACCGGTGCGTGGGTGGACGGCGGCCCGTGGCGGCAGAGCGTGGCGGTCTCCAACGGCGCGGGTGAGCGGCTGTACTCGGCGCAGCGGCTGACGCAGGGCCGGTGGGCGGTGAGCGATTGGCTCGAGCGCGACGCACGCGGCCGGGTGGTGTACGCGGCGGAGCCTGTCTATGTGGACGGCGCGCTGCCCGTGTCGCGGCCGGTGGGCGCGGTGGGGCAGGGCATCGCGTACGACGCGCTGGGCCGCATGGTGACCCAGACGCTGCCCACGGGCGACGTCCGCACGCTGACGTACCAGGCCTTCGAGACCACGCAATCCGAGACGGACCTCACGCCCGTCACCACGCGCATGGATGGCCTGGGGCGCATCCTGCGCACGCAGCGCCAGGTGGGCTCGACGCTGGAGTCCGTGGACGCGAGCTACGACGCCGCGGGCCGCATCCGCTCGCTGGCCTTGCAGGGCGGACTGGCCACGCATTCCTTCAGCTACGACACGCTGGGACGGATGGTGTCCGCGCAGGACCCGGACGTGGGTCCGCGCACGCTGCGCTACAACGACTTCGGCTGGCTCACGCACCACACCAACGCGGCGGGGCAGACGCGGCAGTTCTTCTATGACCTGCTGGGGCGCCTCACCCGCGCTCAGGGTGAGGACGGCTCCGGGTTCGACTTCCATTACGACGTCGCGAAGGACGGCACCTCCACGGGCTACGTCCCGGGGCGGCTCGCCTGGGTGACGGAGCCGCGCGGCGAGGTGCACTACCGCTACGACGTGTATGGCAACAACGAGCACCAGTCGCGCTCCGTCGACGGGGTGTGGGCGGACGAGTCCACCGTGTTCAGCCCCTCCGGGCTGGTGCTGTCCTCGGTGGTGGATGGCGTTCCGGTCGACACGACGTATGACGCCATCGGCCGGCCCACGCGCGTGGGCACGTTCTGGCAGGCCACGCAGTTGGACGCGGCGGGCCGCGTGCTGGACGAGACGTATGGCAATGGCGTGCGCCAGCTCTACACGCGCGATGCGCTCGGCCTGGCCCAGCGCATCCAGACGCTGCGCTCCACGGGCGTGGCGCTCTACGACGTGACGCTCACGCGCACGGCCTACGGTGCGCCTCGCACGGTGGAGGACGCGGACGGCGTGGGCCTCAACCACTCGGCCACGTTCACGTATGACTCGGCGGCGCGCCTCACGGACATGGTGCTGGGCGCGGTGAAGCAGCCGGACGGCACGCTGGCGCAGGGCCCGGCCTCGTATCGGTTCAGCTACCAGTACGACGGGCTCCAGAACATGGTGCAGCGTCAGGCGCAGGGGCCTCAGTCCCTGGGCATCCTGGCGGGGACGCACCACTACGGCGAGCGCGGCTTCGGCCCGCGTCAGTTGACGCGCGTGGCGACGGCCTCGGGCGACGTGCTGATGGACTACGACGCGGCGGGCCGGCTCGTGAGCCAGGGCGGCCGGCTCATGCAGTACAACGGGTTGGATCAGCTCACGCGCGTGACGCTGCCGGGCGCTACGCCCACGTTCGTGGACCACGCCTATGGCCATGACGGGCAGCGCGTCTTCACGCAGGGCCCGGATGGACTGCCGGAGTACTCGTTCTCGCCGCAGCTCAGCCAGCGCGCGATGGACCATCGCGAGCGCTACGTGCGGCTGGGTGACCGGGTGCTGGCGCGGCTGAATCAGTCCGTGCCGGTGTCGGGTGGGGCGCTCGCGCTGCGGCCCGGCATGGGCTCGGCTTCGGGTGTCTCGCAGGACGTGGCCGTGGGCCGGCTCTTCTCGGGGTTGGTGGTGGCGGCGCTGGGGCTGGTGTACCTGGCGGCGCTGCGGTGGCGTACGACGGCGCGGCCAGGTTGGGTGCGCGCGATGGCGGGCTCGGTCGCGGTGGCGCTGTTGGGCTCCGCGTGTGGGCCTGGGCTCCAGGCGGCGGGCTTGTCCGCGCAGCGACAGGCGGTGCTCGACTCCACAGCGACGCTGTACTTCCACGGCGGCATCGCGGCCGGTCCCGCGCTCATCACCCGCGCGGATGGCAGCGTGTTCGAGGAGCGGCGCTACGAGCCCTTCGGCGCGTCCGTGGATGCGTACCGCGAGCTGGTGGGCGGTGGCGCCGCGGTGGGGGCCATCGACCATCACGCCGAGCCGCTCAACACGCTCAACAAGCGCACCGACTGGAACACGGGCTGGAGCGACCACGGCGCGCGCTGGATGGCGCCTGAGACAGGTCGCTGGCTGACGCCGGACTCGCTGGCGAAGGCGCCGGACCCCAAGTTCCTCGATGCCCCGTGGAGCCTGCACCCGTACCAGTACGTGCGGCAGAACCCCGTGCTGTTCTGGGACCCGGATGGTCGCCAGGAGCTGCCCTTCGTGCCGTCGTGGCAGCCGCCTCCGCCTCCGCCGGGCGGCGGGCTGCCCATCACGGAGCCGGTCCCGTTCCGTCTGCCCATGCAGATGCCGTCGTGGCAGCCGCCGGTGCCTGTCACGCCGCCGGTGCCCGCGCCGCCGCTGCTGGAGGCTCCGCCGTCCACGTGGCGCGTGGTGGGAGGCGCCATCCTCAACGCGGTCCGCGCGGGAGGCGCGGCGGTGGGTGGTGTGCTCGTGGTGCTCTGGCCCAGCAACAGCATCGCCACCAACGAGCAGGAGCTGGGGCCTCGGTTCTACGCGCAGGGCGGCAATCAACCCGCGCAGAACACCACCACGCACTACCAGGGACCCAACGCCGCGCCGGAGCGCTGGACGCCCAACTCCGTCTGGGAGACGACGTATCCCAATGGCAACCGCCGAGTGACCTACTACGACGAGGCGGGCAACACGTTCACGCGCGAGGACTACGGCCAGGAGGCGCCGCACAAGGTGGAGATCAACGGCGTGAAGTACAACCTCAACAAGGTGCCCCACGAGCACCGGTTGAACACGGTCCAGGGCCCCAAGGGCGAATACAAGAAGCACCAGGTCCGCATCCTGGATGACAATGGAAATCCCAAGACAGGATGGGTGAACAGTGGACCGGGATAG